The following coding sequences are from one Candidatus Nitrohelix vancouverensis window:
- a CDS encoding radical SAM protein, translating to MNIILNSYCNLKCNYCFADEYMEETVKSPEKTMDFDFFAKELLPKVSKAPVINFMGGEPTLHPRFVEMMKLTYEAITPGASLGLFTNGLMSEKALDLLVSIAGPNGARLRKIYFAVLLNWQTRENISEKNHQRCQEIAETLLRVNGFSVTFSINLYSKNQDLSAQCREIDAIYQNAGLPRDQMYRIRVSPAFPIVGGESNAYLPIRDYPAAGRVMFAMLKKYPQMCFRFDCSFPPCFLDDIQEDEMHLAERFYYHGFKQTPAMETWGQQDLYFGCADGSPMDIDGKGDCFNCFPFHNLKLGNIGDFKEVNSIATARMGSKFLNTVFEETKVKEPCRSCPHYMVRCSSGCFAYNFV from the coding sequence ATGAATATCATACTGAATAGCTATTGCAACCTGAAATGCAATTACTGCTTCGCAGATGAGTACATGGAAGAGACCGTGAAGTCGCCGGAAAAAACCATGGACTTCGACTTCTTTGCCAAGGAGCTTCTGCCCAAAGTCAGCAAGGCTCCGGTGATCAATTTCATGGGCGGCGAGCCCACCCTGCACCCGCGTTTCGTCGAAATGATGAAGTTGACCTACGAAGCGATCACGCCCGGCGCTTCTCTCGGCCTGTTCACCAATGGTTTGATGAGCGAAAAGGCGCTGGACCTGTTGGTCAGCATCGCCGGGCCCAACGGAGCGCGCTTGCGCAAAATTTATTTCGCCGTACTCCTGAACTGGCAGACGCGCGAAAACATTTCCGAAAAAAATCACCAGCGCTGTCAGGAAATTGCAGAAACGCTTCTGCGCGTGAACGGCTTCAGCGTCACTTTCAGCATCAACCTGTACTCAAAAAATCAGGACCTCTCCGCCCAGTGCAGAGAGATCGACGCAATTTATCAGAACGCCGGATTGCCGCGCGACCAGATGTACCGCATCCGTGTCAGCCCGGCCTTTCCCATCGTCGGCGGAGAATCCAACGCCTACTTGCCAATCCGGGACTATCCCGCCGCTGGGCGCGTCATGTTTGCCATGCTCAAAAAATATCCGCAGATGTGTTTCCGTTTCGACTGCTCCTTTCCGCCCTGCTTTCTCGACGATATTCAGGAAGACGAAATGCATCTCGCCGAGCGTTTTTACTATCACGGATTCAAACAGACCCCGGCGATGGAAACCTGGGGCCAACAGGATTTGTATTTCGGTTGCGCCGACGGCAGTCCGATGGATATCGACGGCAAGGGCGACTGTTTCAACTGTTTCCCCTTTCATAACCTCAAGCTCGGCAATATCGGCGATTTCAAGGAAGTCAACAGCATCGCCACCGCGCGCATGGGTTCGAAATTCCTCAACACCGTCTTTGAAGAAACCAAGGTCAAGGAACCCTGCCGCTCCTGCCCGCACTATATGGTGCGCTGTTCCAGCGGATGCTTCGCCTATAATTTTGTTTGA
- a CDS encoding HigA family addiction module antidote protein encodes MLPKNRPPTHPGEMLLLEFLEPAKLTQTELARHLNWSFARLNEIINGKRGVTADSALSLGEAFGTGPEFWLNLQRNWDLWHSRKKHRPVAKLQIKSRGKVSA; translated from the coding sequence ATGCTTCCCAAAAATAGACCGCCCACCCATCCCGGCGAAATGTTGCTTCTGGAGTTTCTGGAACCTGCCAAACTCACGCAGACGGAATTGGCGCGTCACCTGAACTGGTCCTTTGCCCGCCTCAATGAAATCATCAACGGCAAACGCGGCGTCACCGCCGACTCGGCGCTTTCTTTAGGCGAAGCCTTTGGCACAGGCCCGGAATTCTGGCTCAACCTGCAACGCAACTGGGATTTGTGGCACAGCCGAAAAAAGCATCGCCCTGTCGCCAAACTACAAATTAAATCACGCGGCAAGGTTTCTGCGTAA
- a CDS encoding cation transporter, with amino-acid sequence MSDCCSLENEEFSQLRGKQRRALVIVLWINGLMFLFEFAAGILANSSALLADSLDMLGDFLTYSLSIYVLARNDTWQAGAALFKGIIQALFAVGVIYEVIDKLLHGGEPSGLLMGGAGTIALIANSLCLLILMKHRDDNLNMQSVWLCSRNDVIGNVGVLVAAVLVYFTGSSLPDIAVGALIAAIFLRTAFFIITSALKQIRAN; translated from the coding sequence ATGTCCGATTGTTGCAGTCTGGAAAATGAAGAATTCAGCCAATTGCGCGGCAAGCAACGCCGCGCACTGGTCATTGTCTTGTGGATCAACGGCCTCATGTTTTTGTTCGAGTTCGCCGCAGGAATACTGGCCAACTCCTCCGCCCTGCTCGCCGACTCCCTCGACATGCTCGGCGACTTCCTCACCTACAGCCTGAGCATTTATGTGCTGGCGCGCAACGATACCTGGCAAGCCGGAGCCGCCCTGTTCAAGGGAATCATTCAAGCCCTGTTTGCCGTCGGCGTGATTTATGAAGTGATCGACAAGCTCCTGCACGGCGGCGAACCCTCCGGCCTCCTCATGGGCGGCGCCGGAACCATTGCGCTCATCGCCAACAGCCTGTGCCTGCTGATCTTGATGAAACACCGCGACGACAACCTCAACATGCAATCCGTCTGGCTGTGTTCGCGCAACGACGTGATCGGCAACGTCGGCGTGCTCGTCGCCGCAGTCCTGGTCTACTTCACCGGCTCGTCCCTGCCCGACATCGCCGTCGGAGCATTGATAGCCGCCATCTTCCTGCGCACCGCCTTTTTCATCATCACCAGCGCCCTGAAACAAATCCGCGCGAACTAG
- a CDS encoding addiction module toxin RelE, with protein MEWKVEFHDLFEPEFDALTEDVQDEILALGKLLRRFGPHLERPHVGSLKESKHANLKELRFNADDGVWRVAFAFDPKRKAILLVAGDKSGKSKTAFYKRLIKKADKRFDAHLEELKAKRK; from the coding sequence ATGGAATGGAAGGTTGAGTTTCACGATCTTTTCGAGCCAGAGTTTGACGCGCTTACCGAAGATGTTCAGGATGAGATTCTGGCGCTTGGTAAATTGCTCAGAAGATTTGGTCCGCATTTGGAAAGGCCGCATGTTGGCTCTTTGAAAGAATCAAAGCACGCCAATTTGAAAGAACTCCGTTTCAATGCGGATGATGGCGTATGGCGGGTTGCTTTTGCTTTTGATCCCAAGCGTAAAGCCATCTTATTGGTGGCGGGAGATAAGTCGGGAAAAAGTAAAACGGCATTCTATAAAAGACTGATAAAAAAAGCGGATAAACGGTTTGATGCGCATCTCGAAGAATTAAAAGCCAAAAGGAAATAA
- a CDS encoding helix-turn-helix transcriptional regulator, with translation MGSNLDEKIKKLSKKRQKKIAARFEALEAEELTLRDLRKASRMTQKAVAKKLNISQDNVSRLESRSDVLLSTLKSYVQSLGGNLSLMAEFPDRPPVSITGFSVLVDKKTPKPKSRTAAQRR, from the coding sequence ATGGGAAGCAATTTGGATGAAAAAATCAAAAAACTGAGTAAAAAGCGTCAGAAGAAAATCGCCGCGCGCTTTGAAGCGCTGGAGGCGGAGGAGCTGACCCTGCGTGACCTGCGCAAGGCCAGCCGGATGACTCAAAAAGCTGTGGCTAAGAAATTGAATATCAGCCAGGACAATGTTTCACGACTGGAATCCCGTTCGGACGTATTGTTATCGACGCTGAAGTCTTATGTGCAATCGCTGGGCGGAAACTTGAGTCTGATGGCAGAGTTCCCGGACAGACCGCCCGTATCTATAACGGGATTTTCTGTACTGGTAGATAAAAAAACACCAAAGCCGAAATCACGCACAGCGGCCCAGCGTCGTTAG
- a CDS encoding 4Fe-4S dicluster domain-containing protein, which translates to MPVAEEKEQATDKQKGTIKITVCKSLSGIAEGAEKVYAEFEKQIAAMGANAEMGDKNCEMGQVGCRGYCSRDVLVDVYVPGEPRVTYEKVKPEMVSSILKDHIVGGKVFKKAASKEDYYETLGKQQRVAMEFGGAIDPENIDEYISVGGYEALKKVLKTFKPGEVIEEIKKSGLRGKGGGGFVTGVKWEKAATAPTDDLGTRYIMVNGDEGNPASYMDRSIMEGCPHQVVEGLLIGAYAIQATEGIIYTRSDYTIAVKRLNKALEQARERGFLGKNIMGSDFSIDVRVHEGMESFINGESTALMQTVEGKRPMPKAQPPHSCNNGLWGRPTLLNNAETWSTVPAIIRKGADWYAGMGPDNANGCKVWAISGNIKYNGLMELDMNTTFKDVIEDYCGGIQKKKALKVIHAGGVTGGFLPPEMADTKTDYESLLNAGVIMGQASFAAYDESACVVDLAKFCIGFNEAETCGKCTPCRIGLTLIRNKLDDISEGRGKMEDLEDLKNLCEEINVTSLCGLGETAVHAVLTGIKYFRKEYERHIVDQICDAAKCTGLYHYVVKEDDCVACGACIKPCPTGAITGGTRKEAAHIDMDLCINCNACYQACNFLAIL; encoded by the coding sequence ATGCCAGTTGCTGAAGAAAAAGAACAAGCGACGGATAAGCAAAAGGGAACTATTAAAATTACCGTGTGTAAAAGCCTGAGCGGCATCGCCGAGGGCGCGGAGAAGGTCTACGCGGAATTTGAAAAGCAGATCGCGGCCATGGGCGCCAATGCGGAGATGGGCGACAAGAATTGCGAAATGGGCCAGGTGGGTTGCCGGGGCTATTGTAGCCGCGACGTGCTGGTGGATGTATACGTTCCCGGCGAACCGCGCGTGACTTACGAAAAAGTGAAGCCGGAAATGGTCTCTTCCATTCTCAAGGATCATATTGTTGGCGGTAAAGTTTTCAAGAAGGCCGCGTCGAAAGAGGATTATTACGAAACGCTTGGCAAGCAACAGCGCGTTGCCATGGAATTCGGCGGCGCCATCGATCCTGAGAATATCGACGAATATATCTCGGTGGGCGGTTACGAGGCTTTGAAGAAAGTTCTCAAAACCTTCAAACCGGGCGAAGTGATTGAAGAGATTAAAAAATCCGGTCTGCGCGGCAAGGGCGGCGGCGGATTCGTCACCGGCGTGAAATGGGAAAAAGCGGCGACGGCTCCAACGGATGACCTGGGCACGCGCTACATCATGGTGAACGGCGACGAGGGCAACCCGGCGTCTTATATGGATCGCTCCATCATGGAGGGCTGTCCGCATCAGGTGGTCGAAGGTCTGCTGATCGGGGCTTACGCGATTCAGGCGACGGAAGGCATCATCTATACGCGATCGGATTACACCATCGCCGTGAAGCGATTGAACAAGGCTCTGGAGCAGGCGCGCGAGCGCGGTTTCCTCGGCAAGAATATCATGGGTTCGGATTTCAGCATCGACGTTCGCGTTCACGAGGGTATGGAATCCTTCATCAACGGCGAATCGACGGCGCTGATGCAGACGGTGGAGGGCAAACGCCCGATGCCGAAGGCGCAACCGCCGCATTCCTGCAACAACGGTTTGTGGGGTCGACCGACTTTGCTGAACAATGCGGAGACCTGGTCTACGGTTCCGGCGATCATCCGCAAGGGCGCGGACTGGTACGCGGGCATGGGACCGGACAACGCCAACGGCTGTAAGGTCTGGGCGATCTCTGGCAACATCAAATACAATGGTTTGATGGAGCTGGACATGAACACCACCTTCAAAGACGTGATCGAAGATTATTGCGGCGGCATTCAGAAGAAGAAGGCGCTGAAGGTCATTCACGCGGGCGGCGTTACGGGCGGTTTTCTGCCTCCTGAGATGGCGGACACGAAAACCGATTACGAGAGCTTGCTGAACGCGGGCGTCATCATGGGTCAGGCGAGTTTCGCGGCTTACGATGAATCGGCTTGTGTGGTCGATCTGGCGAAATTCTGTATCGGCTTCAACGAAGCAGAAACCTGCGGAAAATGCACGCCTTGCCGTATCGGGCTGACGCTGATCCGCAACAAGCTGGATGATATTTCCGAAGGTCGCGGCAAGATGGAAGATCTGGAAGATCTGAAAAATCTGTGCGAAGAGATCAATGTGACCTCCTTGTGCGGTCTGGGCGAAACGGCGGTGCATGCGGTATTGACCGGCATCAAGTATTTCCGCAAGGAATACGAGCGTCATATCGTCGACCAGATCTGCGACGCGGCAAAATGCACGGGTCTTTACCATTATGTGGTCAAGGAAGATGATTGTGTCGCCTGCGGCGCCTGCATCAAGCCTTGTCCGACCGGGGCTATCACCGGCGGCACCCGTAAAGAAGCGGCGCATATCGACATGGATCTTTGCATCAATTGCAACGCCTGCTATCAGGCTTGTAATTTTCTCGCGATTCTGTAA
- a CDS encoding RluA family pseudouridine synthase, which produces MELTILQFTATDADAGMRLDVFLAEAQSEVTRSQIKKWIDADRALVNGRAEAARYKLKAGDAVCLEPPPLAPSQTLAESIPLKILFEDEHFLVIDKPAGMVTHPAPGHSGGTLVNALLHHCKDLPGIGGVERPGIVHRLDKETSGLVAVAKTNAALNHLAGQFKNRTIQKVYLALAQGRFKEARGKIDSSVGRHKGDRKKMTAGAVDGREAETYYEVKEQYDLFAWLRLFPKTGRTHQIRVHLASINHPVLGDKLYGGRMDPRLGRLSRHALHAHRLELNHPATEERMLFESPFAPDLESYRLRATKS; this is translated from the coding sequence ATGGAACTTACAATTTTGCAATTCACAGCGACGGATGCAGATGCCGGGATGCGTTTGGACGTCTTCCTGGCGGAAGCGCAGAGCGAGGTAACGCGTTCGCAGATCAAAAAATGGATCGACGCGGATCGGGCGCTGGTGAACGGTCGGGCGGAAGCGGCGCGTTACAAATTGAAGGCGGGCGACGCGGTCTGTCTGGAGCCGCCGCCGCTGGCGCCTTCGCAGACCCTTGCCGAGTCGATCCCTCTTAAAATCCTCTTTGAAGACGAGCATTTTCTGGTGATCGACAAACCGGCGGGCATGGTCACGCATCCGGCGCCGGGGCATTCCGGCGGCACGCTGGTCAACGCGCTGTTGCATCATTGCAAGGACTTACCGGGCATCGGCGGCGTCGAGCGTCCGGGCATTGTGCATCGCCTTGATAAAGAAACGTCCGGTCTGGTGGCGGTTGCAAAAACCAATGCGGCGCTCAACCATCTGGCGGGCCAGTTCAAGAACCGCACGATTCAAAAGGTGTATCTGGCGCTGGCGCAGGGACGCTTCAAGGAAGCGCGGGGGAAAATAGATTCCAGCGTCGGACGGCACAAGGGAGACCGAAAGAAAATGACAGCGGGCGCGGTGGACGGTCGGGAAGCCGAGACCTATTACGAAGTGAAGGAACAGTACGATCTTTTCGCCTGGCTCCGTTTGTTTCCCAAAACCGGGCGCACGCATCAGATTCGCGTGCACCTGGCATCCATCAACCACCCGGTTCTGGGCGATAAACTTTATGGCGGCAGGATGGACCCCCGTCTCGGGCGCCTGTCGCGCCATGCTTTGCATGCCCACCGTTTGGAATTGAACCACCCCGCTACGGAAGAGCGAATGCTATTTGAGTCGCCTTTCGCCCCAGACCTGGAAAGCTACCGGCTCCGGGCGACCAAAAGCTAA
- the rodA gene encoding rod shape-determining protein RodA, which produces MINPRQLSNFCWWYFLLILGTALVGVVFIYSANHGRPEEFFRNLYIKQLYWILYGFLVMLIAILVDYRLLNRYAYLIYFLTLLALGYVLINGVVASGAKRWIHIGPLTLQVSEFAKFALIIALAKFFETTKMQGQYRLFDLWIPALLTLIIALMIAAQPDLGTALVLFFIFVVFITAIEFDSKTLVKLFVTALAVTPALWLFLKDYQKSRLLTLVNPELDPLGAGYHSIQSKIAIGSGGFWGKGLMAGTQSRLNFLPEKHTDFIFSVFAEESGFIGVAVLLSVYLIIILKGLNIAFRAGDRFGFLLALGIICSLTFYTVFNIGMTIGFFPITGLPLPLLSYGGSSLITNFFAFGLLLNIEMRRTVH; this is translated from the coding sequence ATGATCAATCCCAGACAATTATCTAATTTTTGCTGGTGGTATTTTTTGCTGATATTAGGAACCGCGCTTGTCGGCGTGGTTTTTATATACAGCGCCAACCACGGTCGACCCGAAGAATTTTTCAGGAATCTATATATCAAGCAGTTGTACTGGATCCTTTACGGTTTCCTTGTCATGCTGATTGCGATCCTTGTGGACTACCGCCTGCTGAATCGTTACGCCTACCTGATATATTTTCTCACCCTGCTTGCGCTGGGCTATGTGTTGATCAACGGCGTGGTGGCGTCGGGCGCGAAGCGCTGGATTCATATCGGTCCCTTGACCTTGCAGGTTTCCGAGTTTGCCAAGTTTGCTTTGATCATTGCGCTCGCGAAATTTTTTGAGACGACAAAAATGCAGGGCCAGTACCGTTTGTTTGATTTGTGGATACCGGCCTTGTTGACGCTCATCATCGCCTTGATGATTGCGGCTCAACCGGATCTGGGCACGGCGCTGGTTTTGTTTTTTATCTTCGTTGTGTTCATCACTGCGATAGAGTTCGACTCGAAAACCCTGGTGAAATTATTTGTGACGGCCCTGGCAGTGACGCCTGCCTTATGGTTGTTTTTAAAAGATTATCAAAAAAGCCGATTGTTGACCCTGGTCAACCCGGAGCTGGACCCGCTGGGGGCGGGTTATCATTCGATACAGTCAAAAATTGCTATCGGTTCGGGCGGATTCTGGGGCAAGGGTTTGATGGCGGGCACCCAGAGCCGTTTGAATTTTTTGCCGGAAAAACACACCGATTTTATTTTCTCGGTTTTTGCGGAAGAATCGGGCTTCATTGGCGTTGCGGTATTGCTGTCAGTCTACCTCATCATCATCCTGAAGGGATTGAACATTGCGTTTCGCGCCGGGGATCGTTTTGGCTTCCTGCTGGCGTTGGGGATCATTTGCTCCCTGACTTTCTACACCGTGTTTAATATTGGGATGACCATCGGTTTTTTCCCCATCACCGGCCTGCCCTTGCCCTTGCTGAGTTATGGCGGGTCTTCGTTGATAACCAATTTTTTTGCGTTTGGATTGCTATTGAATATCGAAATGCGCCGAACCGTGCATTGA
- a CDS encoding Rne/Rng family ribonuclease encodes MQSEILINSNAREIRVALMENNQLVELFIEHQQHKGIVGNIYKGTVTKILPGMQVAFVDIGLEKAGFLYVGDIDVLDLLDLESHDESCVPLSDSAETGADQEKSMRNMNHDIPIQEILKEGQEIMVQVAKNPLGSKGPRITTYITLPGRYLVYMPTVDHISVSRRIEDEVEKERLKQVIAGIGNPHEGYIVRTAGQGCGNEDFQPDLNFLHRLWGNLKDMPGSDNGSRLLYEDLNLIFRSIRDLFTHDVQRLVIDSRSAYEKCVEFCSNYLPHLADKIELYEDPAPLFDHYGIEVEINRALDRKTWLKSGGYIAIDQTEALVAIDVNTGKFVGHSDPEETILTTNLEAVKEIVYQLRLRNIGGIIIVDFIDMVKEESKEMVWNALNQALKSDRSRTKILKISEIGLVEMTRKRVRESLVQNLCEPCSYCEGEGYIKSPSTTCSEIIRAIQKIGYIPQSKKRIVNVEVHPQIYDLMFEEESTYLEELEEMYDLEVLFQVNLKLHRAKFRVSVAEAE; translated from the coding sequence ATGCAATCAGAAATTCTGATCAATTCCAATGCGCGCGAAATTCGCGTGGCCTTGATGGAGAACAACCAGTTGGTCGAGTTGTTCATCGAACATCAACAGCATAAGGGCATTGTCGGCAACATATATAAAGGGACCGTTACCAAAATTCTGCCTGGAATGCAGGTGGCTTTTGTCGATATCGGTTTGGAGAAAGCCGGGTTCCTCTATGTTGGCGATATCGACGTGCTCGACTTGCTGGATTTGGAAAGTCATGACGAAAGTTGCGTGCCTTTGAGCGACAGCGCGGAGACGGGCGCGGATCAGGAAAAATCCATGCGCAACATGAATCATGACATCCCCATTCAGGAGATTTTGAAGGAGGGGCAGGAGATCATGGTGCAGGTCGCCAAGAATCCGCTGGGAAGCAAGGGGCCGCGCATCACGACTTACATCACCCTGCCGGGTCGCTATCTGGTGTACATGCCGACGGTGGATCATATCAGCGTCTCTCGACGCATCGAAGACGAGGTTGAAAAGGAACGGCTGAAACAGGTGATCGCCGGGATAGGCAACCCGCACGAAGGTTATATCGTGCGCACCGCCGGCCAGGGTTGCGGCAACGAAGATTTTCAACCCGATCTGAATTTCCTGCATCGGCTCTGGGGCAATTTGAAGGACATGCCGGGGAGCGACAACGGATCGCGTTTGTTATACGAAGATTTGAATTTGATCTTTCGCTCGATCCGGGATTTGTTCACGCACGATGTGCAACGTCTGGTGATCGATTCCAGAAGCGCTTACGAAAAATGCGTTGAGTTTTGTTCGAACTATCTGCCGCATCTGGCGGACAAGATTGAGTTGTATGAAGACCCGGCGCCCCTGTTCGACCACTACGGCATCGAAGTGGAGATCAACCGCGCGCTCGACCGCAAAACCTGGCTTAAATCCGGCGGTTATATCGCCATAGACCAGACTGAAGCGCTGGTGGCGATCGACGTGAATACCGGTAAATTCGTCGGTCACAGCGATCCCGAAGAGACGATTCTTACCACCAATCTGGAAGCGGTGAAGGAAATCGTCTATCAGTTGAGATTGCGCAATATTGGCGGTATCATCATTGTCGACTTCATTGACATGGTCAAGGAAGAGAGCAAGGAGATGGTGTGGAACGCTCTCAACCAGGCGCTGAAAAGCGACCGTTCGCGCACCAAGATTCTGAAAATTTCAGAGATCGGTCTGGTCGAGATGACGCGCAAACGGGTGCGCGAAAGTCTGGTGCAGAATTTATGCGAACCCTGCTCCTATTGCGAAGGCGAGGGTTATATCAAATCCCCGTCGACGACCTGTAGCGAGATCATTCGCGCGATTCAGAAAATCGGATACATCCCTCAGTCCAAAAAGCGCATCGTCAATGTCGAGGTTCATCCGCAGATCTATGATTTGATGTTCGAAGAAGAAAGCACGTATCTGGAAGAGCTGGAAGAGATGTATGATTTGGAGGTTCTGTTCCAGGTCAATTTGAAACTACACCGGGCCAAGTTCCGTGTGAGCGTTGCGGAGGCAGAATGA
- the bamE gene encoding outer membrane protein assembly factor BamE, producing the protein MCLALVLCLGLAACGTTGQKFDENLFGSIENGKTTQKEILDMFGPPYQKGLENGDFIWVYEYNKYNLLSGNVSKDLHISFDRDGIVKSHQFMSN; encoded by the coding sequence TTGTGTCTGGCGTTGGTATTGTGTCTGGGGCTTGCCGCTTGCGGCACGACGGGCCAGAAATTTGATGAGAATTTATTTGGAAGTATCGAAAACGGTAAAACCACTCAGAAAGAAATTCTGGACATGTTTGGACCGCCCTACCAGAAAGGTTTGGAGAACGGCGATTTCATCTGGGTGTATGAATACAATAAATATAATCTCCTGAGCGGAAACGTCTCCAAGGATCTGCATATTTCCTTTGATCGTGATGGCATCGTCAAATCTCATCAATTCATGAGCAATTGA
- a CDS encoding MFS transporter — MFGFSRRQQTTLHLTWFAFFLTFVAWFNMAPFNTTLIKTLGFTQAQIDLLMICNLALAIPARIFIGGLSDYYGPRIVFSGLLVYAALVCVAFGLSQTFEQVLATRLLMGIVGGGFVVGTKMISDHFPDNRMGLAQGIYAGWGNFGAAAAAFSLPAIAWAFPEETGWRVASFILGGVCLLSAVAYWHYAEDTNGLLKGHLSFNGFAIEVGSRRDFILQALTLSAILGGMVLIVYKLTYAEYPLLSPRGGWIASAVLFGLYAWNIRSIYNLNKGRFSNGGGEYDYAFSQALILSLVYALTFGAGLAIISIFPEFLQITFGLSVVAAGIFGSTHSVLNLISRPGGGWISDQWGRRKTLIGVVFGAFVSLLVMSQISSEWSLIASVMVGMLAGLFLQAGNGACFAIVPRVRKELTGKLAGLVGAYGNLGGIIFLTVYSLTDTEGLFLSMAGFALAVLVSLFFLKSEERLSADKALAETVQH; from the coding sequence ATGTTCGGTTTCAGCCGAAGACAGCAAACCACCTTGCATCTGACCTGGTTTGCTTTCTTTTTGACCTTTGTGGCCTGGTTCAACATGGCCCCGTTCAATACGACATTGATCAAGACTCTGGGCTTCACACAGGCTCAGATCGATTTGCTGATGATCTGCAACCTGGCGTTGGCGATTCCCGCGCGTATTTTCATCGGCGGTTTGTCGGATTATTATGGGCCGCGGATTGTTTTCAGCGGGTTGCTCGTCTATGCCGCCCTGGTTTGCGTCGCCTTTGGCCTGTCCCAGACTTTTGAACAGGTGTTGGCGACGCGCTTGCTGATGGGCATCGTCGGCGGCGGATTTGTGGTTGGGACGAAGATGATCTCCGACCATTTTCCCGACAACCGGATGGGACTGGCACAAGGAATCTACGCCGGCTGGGGTAATTTTGGCGCGGCGGCGGCGGCGTTTTCTCTGCCTGCAATCGCCTGGGCCTTTCCTGAAGAGACGGGTTGGCGGGTGGCGTCTTTCATTCTTGGCGGAGTTTGTTTGCTGAGCGCGGTCGCTTACTGGCATTACGCGGAAGACACCAACGGATTGCTCAAAGGGCATCTGTCTTTCAACGGTTTCGCGATTGAGGTGGGTTCTCGTCGCGATTTCATTTTGCAAGCGTTGACCTTGTCGGCGATTTTGGGCGGGATGGTTTTGATCGTCTACAAACTGACCTACGCAGAATATCCTTTGCTTTCGCCTCGAGGCGGTTGGATTGCTTCGGCGGTTTTGTTCGGTTTGTATGCGTGGAATATAAGGAGCATTTACAATTTGAACAAGGGGCGCTTCAGCAATGGCGGCGGCGAATACGATTACGCTTTCAGTCAGGCGCTGATCCTCAGTCTGGTCTACGCCCTGACCTTTGGCGCGGGGCTGGCGATCATATCCATTTTTCCAGAATTCCTGCAAATCACTTTTGGTTTGTCCGTGGTCGCGGCGGGAATCTTTGGCTCGACCCATTCGGTATTGAATCTGATATCACGACCCGGAGGCGGTTGGATTTCGGATCAATGGGGTCGCCGCAAAACTTTGATAGGCGTTGTGTTTGGCGCCTTTGTGAGTTTGCTGGTGATGTCGCAGATATCCTCCGAATGGAGTTTGATCGCTTCTGTGATGGTGGGGATGCTGGCAGGTTTGTTTCTTCAGGCGGGCAATGGCGCTTGTTTCGCTATCGTCCCGCGCGTGCGTAAAGAATTGACGGGCAAGCTGGCAGGCCTGGTTGGCGCTTACGGCAATCTGGGCGGGATCATTTTTTTGACCGTGTACAGCCTGACGGACACAGAGGGTCTGTTCCTCAGCATGGCGGGCTTTGCATTGGCGGTTTTGGTCAGTTTATTTTTTTTGAAATCGGAGGAGCGTTTGTCTGCGGACAAGGCGCTTGCTGAAACGGTTCAGCATTAG